One window of Botrimarina mediterranea genomic DNA carries:
- a CDS encoding protein kinase domain-containing protein — protein MQKLRWLKSVSLTPSDPEHDYALPGDLAIDSEGRVVGYAMPAAPTGALDLEYVLGASGWLPMSYLIRVARNHARSVADLHRAGLVRGDLPNSLVTDAGAVFEVDLDSVACYENGLNYSCNTGKWEYAAPELIPVLESCNFRSMTGHDVWALGVVIFQLVMAGVHPFDCHWLGAGDRPKLTERVQSGLWPYGRRHADVEPKRDAPDYDQLPSELRQLFGRLFDRGALAPEKRPDIEDVVDVLDALDTGDDVTLSPEAWEVVRIGGGPPARRHSRSDVSRLEKPLAAASLLAAGAAAVWSGVVSAPVAPVGVVSELFSGPNFVSGSGQSPRDNLGEEQWLSSVSSSTPPPFPVHLYELEAAASGETPTLWQILRRRTR, from the coding sequence GTGCAAAAGCTCCGCTGGCTGAAGTCGGTCTCCTTAACGCCGAGCGACCCGGAGCACGATTACGCCTTACCGGGAGACCTGGCGATCGACAGCGAAGGCCGCGTTGTCGGGTACGCCATGCCCGCCGCCCCCACCGGCGCCCTCGACCTGGAGTACGTCTTGGGGGCGTCTGGCTGGCTGCCGATGTCATACCTCATCCGCGTCGCCCGCAACCACGCCCGGTCGGTCGCGGACCTGCACCGGGCTGGCTTGGTGCGTGGCGACTTGCCGAACTCGTTGGTGACGGACGCGGGAGCAGTGTTTGAGGTCGACCTCGACTCCGTCGCGTGCTACGAAAACGGCCTCAACTATAGCTGCAATACCGGCAAGTGGGAGTACGCGGCGCCGGAGCTTATTCCGGTCTTAGAGTCTTGTAACTTTCGCTCGATGACAGGGCACGACGTCTGGGCTTTAGGAGTCGTCATCTTCCAGCTTGTCATGGCGGGGGTGCATCCGTTTGATTGTCATTGGCTCGGCGCAGGCGACCGACCGAAACTGACCGAACGCGTCCAGAGTGGGCTCTGGCCCTACGGCCGCCGTCACGCCGATGTCGAGCCGAAGCGCGACGCCCCCGATTACGACCAACTGCCGAGTGAGCTGCGTCAACTCTTTGGCCGCCTCTTCGATCGTGGCGCGCTGGCGCCGGAGAAGCGGCCCGACATCGAAGACGTTGTCGATGTCCTCGACGCCCTCGACACCGGAGACGACGTCACGCTGAGCCCCGAAGCATGGGAAGTGGTCCGTATTGGTGGAGGCCCGCCGGCCCGGCGCCACTCACGGAGTGATGTTAGTCGCCTCGAAAAACCTTTGGCGGCCGCGTCGCTCTTAGCCGCCGGGGCGGCTGCCGTGTGGTCCGGCGTCGTCTCGGCGCCGGTCGCTCCCGTAGGAGTGGTTTCGGAATTATTCAGCGGCCCCAACTTTGTTTCCGGCTCCGGCCAAAGCCCTCGCGACAACCTGGGCGAGGAACAGTGGCTCTCTTCGGTCTCCTCCTCTACGCCGCCGCCGTTCCCCGTGCATCTCTACGAACTTGAGGCGGCGGCGAGTGGCGAGACCCCCACCCTCTGGCAAATCCTTCGGAGAAGAACCCGA
- a CDS encoding vWA domain-containing protein, translated as MSVRKFSFAPFSERPRLSGPEESRRHAPERSGRHAICFGWDNSPSTYINGGQEEIKEGVRRFSQQMRADPRLAGRVDVSVWAFTDSAETKCYVDSRPAEGLQMPELPTSASTPLYGLYADIIEHAITERNARQAECDVDIASTWIFVLSDYWANDPGRRHRALEARDRSLEEGINVFLLLAGENPDSAIAEELAHPSRRPMAMRGVKDFVNFFDFVSDSLSLKARSVAGQVLLLEDLTGKPMRAEG; from the coding sequence ATGAGCGTTCGCAAGTTTTCGTTCGCACCGTTCTCTGAACGGCCTCGTCTGTCAGGACCGGAAGAGTCTCGTCGCCACGCTCCCGAGCGTTCGGGTCGCCACGCCATCTGCTTTGGCTGGGACAATAGTCCGTCGACTTACATCAACGGTGGCCAGGAAGAGATCAAAGAAGGTGTGCGGCGGTTCTCCCAGCAGATGCGCGCCGATCCACGTTTGGCGGGTCGCGTCGACGTTTCGGTTTGGGCGTTTACCGACAGCGCTGAAACCAAGTGCTACGTCGACTCGAGGCCCGCCGAGGGGCTGCAGATGCCAGAGCTGCCGACATCGGCCTCAACACCCCTCTATGGCCTCTACGCCGACATAATCGAGCATGCGATTACGGAACGCAACGCACGGCAGGCAGAGTGCGACGTAGACATTGCGAGCACATGGATCTTTGTCCTCAGCGATTACTGGGCTAACGACCCTGGTCGACGCCATCGCGCCCTGGAGGCGCGTGACCGGAGCCTCGAAGAGGGCATCAACGTCTTCTTGCTATTGGCCGGTGAGAACCCTGACTCCGCCATCGCAGAGGAGCTCGCTCACCCCAGCCGTCGGCCGATGGCGATGCGGGGTGTCAAAGACTTCGTCAACTTCTTTGATTTCGTCTCAGACTCACTGTCGCTGAAGGCGCGATCCGTGGCGGGTCAAGTCCTGCTTCTGGAAGACCTGACCGGCAAGCCGATGCGGGCGGAGGGTTAG
- a CDS encoding DNA N-6-adenine-methyltransferase — translation MKNASVLFSSKSSDWETPQFLFQGLNAEFGFDVDVCATPENAKCVRYYSRDDDGLSVDWGQDACWMNPPYGRQITRWMAKAYESSQRGALVVCLVPARTDTVWWHRYAARGEVRFLRGRLRFGDAKNSAPFPSAIVIFRPPGGGLRNRPGA, via the coding sequence ATGAAGAACGCCTCCGTCCTGTTCTCGTCGAAATCGTCGGACTGGGAGACTCCGCAGTTTTTGTTCCAAGGCCTCAACGCCGAATTCGGTTTCGACGTCGACGTCTGCGCGACGCCGGAGAACGCAAAGTGCGTCCGCTACTACAGCAGGGACGACGACGGCTTGAGCGTCGATTGGGGCCAGGATGCGTGCTGGATGAACCCGCCTTACGGCCGGCAGATAACGCGTTGGATGGCAAAAGCGTACGAGTCGTCCCAACGCGGCGCACTGGTTGTCTGCCTCGTCCCCGCCCGAACCGACACCGTCTGGTGGCACCGGTACGCCGCCCGCGGCGAGGTCCGATTCTTGCGAGGCCGGCTTCGCTTTGGTGACGCGAAGAATTCCGCGCCGTTTCCGAGCGCTATCGTCATCTTCCGCCCGCCCGGCGGCGGCTTACGCAACCGCCCCGGGGCGTGA